One region of Alosa sapidissima isolate fAloSap1 chromosome 1, fAloSap1.pri, whole genome shotgun sequence genomic DNA includes:
- the LOC121714990 gene encoding MAGUK p55 subfamily member 7-like produces MLHPTIGRGSVCRLLASLLYGLESHMDESEDSNFLQDTLMGNTLHLLIRVYERLLRFGAHRPKPIQDSAECLAGELAVELKESYASPEAAELCYLLSNPHLKSLLSVHDSVARKDYDPELPPLPDNICDEEEDSVKIVQLVKKEEPLGATIRRDEVTGAIVVARIMKGGAADRSGLIHEGDELREVNGIPMEDKDLEDIIPILAQADGAVTFKVIPGTKEEPTVSSTKTFVRALFDYDPEDDPAIPCKQAGLAFKRGNVLQIVCEDDEVWWQARHHDTDSQAGLIPSRELQERRVTLQKPEALFHPPKSLGHGPEERREDVDYGAITGIHIAGLRKSFRLSRRNSDSRQLRWRRFKRHRHGLIPTYLEVVPYQRGPGDPRRMVLMFGPSGVGLSELKRKLLLSDPELYSVTVPHTSREPRKQEKEGVEYHFVSRHTFEKDILNHKFIEYGEHGGNYYGTSLESVQRVLAEGKVCLLDVEPQTVEKLYTREFKPCVVLVKPPPIERLRLSRRKTKVISSRDERTQTKTLTEEDFEDMIASAHTMENQYGHLVEVVIVNDDLGLAFTELRDALARMEKESQWIPAAWGLD; encoded by the exons ATGCTGCATCCAACCATCGGACGGGGAA GTGTGTGCAGACTGCTAGCCTCTCTGCTGTATGGACTGGAGTCGCACATGGACGAGAGCGAGGACAGCAACTTCCTGCAGGACACACTTATGGGGAACACGCTCCATTTGCTCATCAGG GTCTATGAGAGACTGCTGCGCTTTGGAGCGCATAGACCCAAACCCATCCAGGACAGTGCAGAGTGCCTGGCAGGCGAG TTGGCGGTAGAGCTAAAGGAATCCTATGCCAGTCCAGAGGCAGCTGAACTGTGCTACTTGCTATCCAATCCCCATCTTAAG AGTCTGCTGTCTGTTCACGACTCTGTGGCACGGAAAGACTACGACCCTGAGCTGCCGCCTCTGCCCGACAACATTTGTGACGAAGAGGAAGACTCTGTGAAGATTGTACAGCTCGTCAAAAAAGAAGAGCCCCTT GGTGCCACTATACGGAGGGATGAAGTCACAGGCGCTATCGTTGTGGCCCGCATTATGAAGGGAGGAGCAGCGGATCGAAGTG GATTAATTCATGAGGGGGATGAGCTCAGGGAAGTCAATGGCATCCCGATGGAGGACAAGGACCTGGAAGACATTATTCCCATACTG GCTCAGGCGGATGGGGCCGTAACCTTTAAAGTGATACCAGGCACCAAAGAAGAGCCAACAGTCAGCAGCACCAAG ACTTTTGTCCGAGCTCTCTTCGACTATGATCCGGAGGACGACCCGGCGATACCGTGCAAACAGGCAGGCCTGGCATTCAAGAGGGGCAACGTCCTGCAGATCGTGTGTGAGGACGACGAGGTGTGGTGGCAAGCCAGGCACCACGACACTGACTCCCAAGCAGGTTTGATCCCGTCCAGGGAGCTACAGGAGAG GAGAGTCACCCTGCAGAAGCCTGAAGCACTCTTCCATCCACCGAAGAGCTTGGGACATGGGCCAG aagagaggaggg AGGATGTTGACTACGGAGCAATAACTGGAATCCACATAG CCGGCCTAAGGAAGAGCTTCCGGCTGAGCAGGCGGAACAGCGACAGCAGACAGTTGAGATGGAGGAGGTTCAAGAGACATCGCCATGGCCTGATTCCCACCTATCTGGAGGTGGTCCCCTACCAGAGGGGTCCGGGAGACCCTCGCCGCATGGTGCTGATGTTCG GGCCTAGTGGAGTGGGCCTGAGTGAGCTGAAGAGGAAGCTCCTGCTGTCTGACCCTGAGCTCTACAGCGTCACCGTACCAC ACACCAGTCGCGAGCCGAGAAAGCAGGAGAAAGAAGGGGTGGAGTACCATTTTGTCTCAAGACACACATTTGAAAAAGACATCCTCAACCACAA GTTTATTGAGTATGGTGAGCATGGAGGAAACTATTACGGAACAAGTCTGGAGTCGGTGCAGAGGGTGTTAGCGGAGGGCAAGGTGTGCCTGCTGGACGTGGAGCCCCAA ACGGTGGAGAAACTGTACACCAGGGAATTCAAACCGTGTGTGGTATTGGTGAAGCCACCTCCAATAGAAAGACTGCGACTGAGCCGAAGGAAAACCAAAGTCATCTCCAGCCGAGATGAGAGGACGCAGACCAAAACCCTCACG GAGGAGGACTTTGAAGACATGATCGCCTCTGCCCACACAATGGAGAACCAGTACGGACACTTGGTGGAGGTAGTGATCGTCAACGACGACTTGGGTCTGGCATTCACCGAGCTGAGGGACGCACTGGCcaggatggagaaggagagcCAGTGGATCCCCGCCGCGTGGGGACTGGACTAA